The following DNA comes from Cherax quadricarinatus isolate ZL_2023a chromosome 8, ASM3850222v1, whole genome shotgun sequence.
TGTATCCTACGTGCGTACCTAACTGCTAATATCAGTAGATTTTTCCAACTCGCGCACACAGGCAGTGACGTAAGCACGACACATATAGATAAAACTTAGTTTTACAATGAGCTGAGCTAAGCTGAGTTAGGATAACTGGATAACAGCCCTTATCCTGTAACTTCCTGTACTGAGAAATATGAAGTTAAGAGGAGAATAAACATActtcaaagaaaaaaaaactcgaGATGTAATCCCATAGTTAttctaatatttttttctctgctgttccctccttcctgaagcatatatatatgtgtgtgtgtgtgtgtgtgtgtgtgtgtgtgtgtgtgtgtgtgtgtgtgtgtgtgtgtgtgtgtgtgtgtgtgtgtgtgtgtgtgtgtgtgtgtgtgtgtgtgtgtactcacctagttgtactcacctagttgaggttgcgggggtcgagtccgagctcctggccccgcctcttcactgatcgctactaggtcactctccctgagccgtgagctttatcatacctctgcttaaagctatgtatggatcctgcctccactacatcgcttcccaaactattccacttactgactactctgtggctgaagaaatacttcctaacatccctgtgattcatctgtgtcttcagcttccaactgtgtccccttgttactgtgtccaatctctggaacatcctgtctttgtccaccttgtcaattcctctcagtattttgtatgtcgttatcatgtcccccctatctctcctgtcctccagtgtcgtcaggttgatttcccttaacctctcctcgtaggacatacctcttagctctgggactagtcttgttgcaaacctttgcactttctctagtttctttacgtgcttggctaggtgtgggttccaaactggtgccgcatactccaatatgggcctaacgtatacggtgtacagggtcctgaacgattccttattaagatgtcggaatgctgttctgaggtttgctaggcgcccatatgctgcagcagttatttggttgatgtgcgcttcaggagatgtgcctggtgttacactcaccccaagatctttttccttgagtgaggtttgtagtctctgaccccctagactgtactccgtctgcggccttctttgcccttccccaatcttcatgactttgcacttggtgggattgaactccaggagccaattgctggaccaggtctgcagcctgtccagatccctttgtagttctgcctggtcttcgatcgagtgtattcttctcatcaacttcacgtcatctgcaaacagggacacctcagagtctattccttccgtcatgtcgttcacaaataccagaaacagcactggtcctaggactgacccctgcgggaccccgctggtcacaggtgcccactctgacacctcgccacgtaccatgactcgctgctgtcttcctgacaagtattccctgatccattgtagtgccttccctgttatccctgcttggtcctccagtttttgcaccaatctcttgtgtggaactgtgtcaaacgccttcttgcagtccaagaaaatgcaatccacccacccctctctctcttgtcttactgctgtcaccatgtcatgtgtgtgtgtgtgtgtgtgtgtggggtgtatgtgtgtgtgtgtgtatctgtgtgtgtgtgtgtgtggtgtggtgtgtggtgtgtgtgtgtgtgtgtgtgtgtgtgtgtgtgtgtgtgtgtgtgtgtgtgtgtgtgtgtgtgtgtaccacgtaccataactcgttgctgcctccctgtcaggtattcccttatccattgcagtgcccttccttttacgtgtgcctgatcctccagcttctgcactaatctcttgtggggaactgtgtcaaaggccttcctgcagtctaggaaacgtgtgtgtgtgtgtgtgtgtgtgtgtgtgtgtgtgtgtgtgtgtgtgtgtgtgtgtgtgtgtgtgtgtgtgtgtgtgtgtgtgtgtggtgtgtgtggtgtgtgtggtgtgtgtgtgtgtgtgtgcgtgtgtgtgtgtatctgtgtgtgtgtgtgtgtgtgtgtgtgtgtgtgtgtgtgtggtgtgtgtgtgtgtgtgtgtgtgtgtgtgtgtgtgtgtgtgtgtgtgtgtgtgtgtgtctgtgtgtgtgtgtgtgtgtgtgtgtggtgtgtgtgtgtgtggcatgtgtgtgtgtgtggtgtgtgtgtgtgtgtgtgtgtgtgtgtgtgtgtgtgtgtgtgtgtgtgtgtgtgtgtgtgtgtgtgtgtgtggtgtgtgtgtgtgtgtgtgtgtgtgtgtgtgtgtgtgtgtgtgtgtgtgtgtgtgtgtgtgtgtgtgtgtgtgtgtgtgtgtgtgtgtgtgtgtgtgtgtgtgtgtgtgtatctgtgtgtgtgtgtgtgtggtgtgtgtgtgtgtgtgtgtgtgtgtgtgtgtgtgtgtgtgtgtgtgtgtgtgtgtgggtgtatgtgtgtgtgtgtgtgtatctgtgtgtgtgtgtgtgtgtggtgtggtgtgtggtgtgtgtgtgtgtgtgtgtgtgtgtgtgtgtgtgtgtgtgtgtgtgtgtgtgtgtgtgtgtgtgtgtgtgtgtgtgtaccacgtaccatgactcgttgctgcctccctgtcaggtattcccttatccattgcagtgcccttccttttacgtgtgtgatgtgtgtggggtgtgtaggccttcctgcagtctgtgtgtgtgtgtgtgtgtgtgtgtgtgtgtgtgtgtgtgtgtgtgtgtgtgtgtgtgtgtgtgtgtgtgtgtgtgtgtgtgtgtgtgtgtgtgtgtgtgtgtgtgtgtgtgtgtgtgtgtgtgtgtgtgtgtgtgtgtgtgtgtgtgtgtgtgtgtgtactcacctaattgtactcacctaattgtggttgcaggggtagagactcagctcctggccccgcctcttcactgatcgctactggatcctctctctctctgcttcctgagctttgtcatacctcttcttaaaactatgtatggttcctgcctccactacttcacttgctaggctattccacttgctgacaactctatgactgaagaaatacttcctaacgtccctgtgactcgtctgagtcttcagcttccagttgtgaccccttgtccctgtgtcccctctctggaacatcctatctctgtccaccttgtctattccccgcagtatcttgtatgtcgttatcatgtctcccctgacccttctgtcctccagtgtcgtcagtccgatttcccttaacctttcctcgtacgacattcccttgagctctgggactagccttgttgcaaacctttgtactttctctaacttcttgacgtgcttgaccaggtgtgggttccagactggtgctgcatactccagtatgggcctaacatacacagtgtacagtgtcttgaacgattccttattaaggtatcagaacgctattctcaggtttgccaggcacccgtatgctgcagcggttatttggttgatgtgtgcctccggtgatgtgctcggtgttatggtcgccccaaggtctttctccctgagtgaggtctgtagtctttgtccacctagcctatactctgtctgcggtcttctttgcccctccccaatcttcatgactttgcatttggctggattgaattcgagaagccagttactggaccacatgtccagcctctccaggtctctttgcagtcctgcctcatcctcgtccgatttaattcttctcatcaacttcacgtcatctgcgaacagggacacttcagagtctattccttccatcatgtcgttcacatatatcaaaaatagcactggtcctagaactgacccctgtgggaccccgctcgtaacaggcgcccactgtgatacctcttcacgtaccatgactcgttgctgcctccctgtcaggtattcccttatccattgcagtgcccttccttttacgtgtgcctgatcctccagcttctgcactaatctcttgtggggaactgtgtcaaaggcctttctgcagtctaggaaacgtgtactcacctagttgaggttgcgggggtcgagtccgagctcctgtgtgtgtgtgtgtgtgtgtgtgtgtgtgtgtgtgtgtgtgtgtgtgtgtgtgtgtgtgtgtgtgtggtgtggtgtgtgtgtgtgtgtgtgtgtactcacctagttgtactcacctagttgaggttgcgggggtcgagtccgagttcctggccccgcctcttcactgatcgctactaggtcactctccctgagccgtgagctttatcatacctctgcttaaagctatgtatggatcctgcctccactacatcgcttcccaaactattccacttactgactactctgtggctgaagaaatacttcctaacatccctgtgattcatctgtgtcttcagcttccaactgtgtccccttgttactgtgtccaatctctggaacatcctgtctttgtccaccttgtcaattcctctcagtattttgtatgtcgttatcatgtcccccctatctctcctgtcctccagtgtcgtcaggttgatttcccttaacctctcctcgtaggacatacctcttagctctgggactagtcttgttgcaaacctttgcactttctctagtttcttcacgtgcttggctaggtgtgggttccaaactggtgccgcatactccaatatgggcctaacgtacacggtgtacagggtcctgaatgattccttattaagatgtcggaatgctgttctgaggtttgctaggcgcccatatgctgcagcagttatttggttgatgtgcgcttcaggagatgtgcctggtgttatactcaccccaagatctttttccttgagtgaggtttgtagtctctgaccccctagactgtactccgtctgctgccttctttgcccttccccaatcttcatgactttgcacttggtgggattgaactccaggagccaattgctggaccaggtctgcagcctgtccagatccctttgtagttctgcctggtcttcgatcgagtgaattcttctcatcaacttcacgtcatctgcaaacagggactgtgtgtgtgtgtgtgcgtgtgtgtgttgccgaataggtaaaagttggtcaattagcaaaccttattataacaagcgcaatttaatttagcctaatcgatttaaatatattttagacaagtttacaataatttaataataaacaaacacaatgaaatatattttttttcgttaggttcagaataatttttgcgaaattattgcacacacaaattttcgcttgccttattcggcaagaagagcgctgctatttaagcaaaaatcgcaagttttacctattcgttacctattctgaagagaagttgcagaggttggttgatgagtttggtagcgtacgtaaaagaaaaaattaaaagtgaacataggaaagagtaaagtgatgaggataaccataaatttaggtaacggaagattagatgttagattggagggagagagtatggaggaggtgaatatgttcagatatttgggagtggacatgtcagcagatgggtctatgaaggatgtggtgaatcatagaattgatgagggaaaaaaggtgagtggtgcactgaggagtctgtgaagacaaagaactttatccatgaaaacaAAATGGGGAATGTAAGAGTTATGCCAACGCTTTTGTATGGGTGCGAGGcatggttgtaaatgttgcaacaaggagaaggctggaggtagtggagatgtcataatgcagagaatccgtagtttggagattacgagaaggtgtgggattaccaaaactattatccagaggctgaggaggggttactgagatggtttggacgtatagagagggtggaacaaaatagaatgacttcgagtgtgtataaaactgtagtggagggaaggcggggtaggggtcggcctaggaaaggttggagggaggggataaaggaggttttgtgtgcgaggggcttggacttccagcaagcgtgcgtgagcgtgttagataggagcaaatggagacataTGGTTTATAGGACTTGACGTTCTATTGGAGTataagcaaggtaatatttatgaagggattcagggaaaccggaaggccggacttgattcgtggtgatgggaagtacagtgcctgcactctgaaggagagatgttagtgtttcagttttataactgtagtgtaagcatgcctctggcaagacaatgatggagtgaatgatgatgaaagtttttcttttttaggccaccctgccttgatggcatTTCCTTCCTGAACCGCAACACAAAGTCTGTGGAAAAGAAATCTGGTTGCTCTCTGGTCCTTGGATTCCCTGATGCCTTTATCATACAACTCCTTCCTGAAATTGGCGGCGCCACTCCTTTCAGGTAGACGTCAACCAGTgtttcctatgtgcgagttatttgtgtattgtagacACACAAGTGTAGTTCCATGCTATCAGCGTATTGTCTTCTCAGAATAACATGGCGACTCTTATCTGGGTACTTTTGGCTGCCACTGAACCTAAAATATCTGAGGTTCCCATTTTCGTGGGCAACGGGATGTGGCGAAGCTTCGCTTGATATCACTGACCTAATCGTGTCTGGCATTACTTTCGTCTGACTTATGGCAGGTGAGACCAGGGAGTTCAAATTGGTCTGTTGATACAATACCGCATATAGGAAAAGAGCTACATCAATGTCAAAGCCAGAGGATCAAGGCGAGTGCCCAAGGGCCAATTAGGGGCACTCAAAAAAGAAATCCCGAAGCATGTGGTGCATTCACTGCTAGGAAACGAGCTTTGTCCGTTCTTGAGGCATTTTAGAACCGTATTCCGTGTGACTGTCTCAGTGGGAtattatatatactgtacattatGTTCTTTTATGTTTTAGTAACGATGAGGAAGTCTGAGGTTCCGAAACTTCTGGTAACTGAAAATAAAGGAAGATGTTCTCTACGTATGGCTTTGATCCTTTTGTTCCTTTTACGTTTATGATACCCAAGAGGGAAGATAaacgtgtgtaggtgtgtatatgTATCAAGTGAAAATAAGCCGGGAAGAGAGCTGGTAATCCATGCCAGGTGCGTTAATAATGAACTATGTTAGGAGGCTGTAGTTGAGATACAGACAGTTATGATTTTAATCATCTAAACTCGTATGCATAAAGTGCAGAACGACGATTATGAGAAACTATGTCAGgtgaagagggaggggggggagggagataaTGTGGCCATCTGAATTGGTATGACAATAACAGGACAATTGTAAAGGTGGGCATGGCAGGAATGCTAGCTATGGGAAACATGAGACTCAAGGCTAGTCCGTCAGGGTGAGAGTACCAGTATATAAAGACAGCGTCGCCTGACCTACACATCACACTCCAACATGAGACTACTGGTGAGTGCTTCCTACAGTCATTTCTTAGTGTCTTATCTCTTGTGCTGTGGTGCTTCTCACAGCAGCAGCGTATTTATTACACGAGTTCTCATATTGTtgacaagtgagagagtaatgttACTGAAGACAAGTGACAATGTGTGTGCTATGACGTTACTAGGTGGTGACTTCAGCTGAGTGGGAGGCTCACTCACACGCTAGTCTTCAGCAAAACGCATGCTACAAACTCTGTTATATAGAGTAAACAGAGTTTCATAATGACTTGAACTTGCGTTATACAGGTGGCAATTTCATTTGTATTTCCGGACCATCAATGGCACAAGGGAATTATTACGAAGAGTTTTACCTTGTCCATAAGTCTGCTAAATCTGCCGCCTCGCTCTTTCGCACTCCAGATTCAGGATATTGATTACTTCACATTCATATTATTCTTGTCATTGCAAACAGATTTTCTACTTTGGTGAAAGTTACAAAACTGTGAATAATTTGACAGAAAAGAGGAATATGAGTTATTTTCTACCTGAATCTAgagtgtgactgtgtggtgtAGAACTTCCTTGTGGCCACACTAGAACCTAACTCGACGAGGGtttagttaatttttttttattttaatacgtGCCATCATTTCCTTGGGATGTAAACATAGGGAAAGTCATCTGGAACATTTAGCTCCGAACCCTCATGACGCCTTATTTACACAATTTGTTTCGTTCTAAAGTGTGAAATGTCACTAACGGAATTTGAAAGGGGCGATATTCTGAGGAAAATCACTTAAGGTATGAGTGGTGTTACTATCTTCTTTTTCCCAGacgatatcttttttttttagttatttcTGGGTAAATCTACCGTTAGCCATTCTAATCTAacagaacctaacctaacctgagaaAATAGCATTTGATAGTTTACCGAAGACTTAAGATACTGACGATGGGCACTACGTCAAGAAATTAACATTAAAATGAGAAGATTGTTTATGAGAAACTTAGACTCTGGAAACAGTCCTGGAAGAAGTGTGATTATTTCCTTCCAGCGTAACAGATCTGTTTTGGCAGGCACATTCTCCATGTTGCGATACATTAAAATAATGTTAGCTTCCAATATCCTGGAGTGTAGGTAATGCCATGGAAGCTGTAATGGACACTTTGGTTACACCAATAATTGCATGAATCACACTCTTGTGGAGTTTTAACCCCACCTggaccgtggtttgtttacaatcttgttattacgatttcttgagtcaagactGAGTAAAAGGTTAGAGATGTGAGTCGTTATGAACACTAGTTAATAAATGAGAGGTGTTTGTAAAGTAACGTCAACAATTTACAGAACATCTGGACTAAAATGTTATTCACTGATGCATACAATATCAAGCTTCACACTTGTTTGGAGACCAAGTTCTCACTCACAAGCTAAAATTAATCCCTTCAAATATAGAAGTAGTCATACCAGAACACAGATAAAATAACCAGcgtcagataaaaaaaaattatctaagatatattaaaactgaaacCAAATAGTTTATAGTGATTCAGGAAGGCTCATCGATTATTAGAAAAATTCCATCGACGAATTACCATAATATTTAAATGGATTGAGGGGTAAGgcagcaattattattataataaaaaaagaagcgctatacctacaagggtcatacagtaggggtaagccagtagaaggcgtcggtcagatgaccaaaagttccagctgcgggtcatcatatgactaagacccgcgtcaggaaacacttgtcctgtttcatgacgaaccttacctaacctaaccttccagTGAATTCGGTAACGATAAAAAAaaacagtcaccagcacaacacaaatCTCACAAGAGTCAGCAACATTAAGTAGCATAGAGCCAGCAGCATGCCATAAGTTGCTTATAGAGATGTAGCATTATCTGCAAGCAAAGGATTGTGAGATGCATCTAACCAATTCTCAGCTTACAAAGAAATGCGTTTGGTTATACTAATAATGGTAATGAGTGAGAGTTGATGCTTTAAGGTAAAGCTGGCAGCGGGATGTCTTGTTGATTTCGTACTGTACGGGATCAGCAACATTTAGGGGGGTTAAGCAATGTCTCGTGTGCATCTTGTCATCAGCAAGATGATGTCATAGTACGTATCAGTTGGAAGAAACTGCATCAATGTCAGGAATTAATAACAACATATTTCTCAACTGTTGAATTTTAAAGAATTTTGTTTCTTCATTGCTGTTAACTTTGCTGAAAATGTATATTACATTAGAAACTATCCAATACAATTTGAATTCTGTTTCAGATTCTTGCTTCATTGATTGCGGCGGCCGCCGCCGGGTCCCTACAAGGCTACAGTCTCCCATCACCTGGTTCCGGTCTCTCCCCAGGTGGCTCAGGCATCTCTGGTGGCTTAGTCTCTGGAGGCACTGGTTTATCTGGCGGACTATCTGGGTTCTCTGGTGGCGCAGGATTCACTGGTGCTGCTGGACTCTCTGGTGGAGCAGGGCTCATCAGGGGTGGCTGTGGAGGTGGACAGATCCGTCATGTGGACGGAAGTTGTGTGACTCCACAAGTCACCAGAAACTTGTTTGTGTACACTGCTCCACCAGTGGCCCCACTTGTAGGTCCACGACCAAATGTTCCTCCACCAAAAATAGAACACAACGTTATATTCATCCGTACCCCAGAAGCCGGACCAGGTCAAGAACCCAttattgtaccaccaccacaaacgaAAAATGTATTGTATGTCCTCAACAAGCGGCCTGAATTGGATCAGAAGGTCGTCCACCTCCCAGCTCCTGAACAACAAACTCCGCAAGTGTACTTCGTCAACTATGCCGAAGGTGATAACCCAACTTTGCCCACAGGAGAGGACCTCCAGTCTGCCCTCAGCTCCGCCGCTCATGGTGGCGGCGAGGTTATTGGCACTGGTGATGGCATTGGAGGCGGTATTGGAGGCGGTATTGGAGGTGGCATTGGAGGTGGCATTGGAGGCGGCACCGAAGGTGGCATTGGAGGTGGTATCGGAGGTGACATTGGAGGCGGTATCAGAGGCGGGATTGGAGGTGGTGTGAAAGACAGCAGCTTCAGTGTGTCCACACCATCTAGTCTATATGGCACACCCTAAAACTGAAAATATGACAACACCATTTCTTCACTCAGATCCCAGCCTTCACGCAGGAAGAACGTATAACTCATCGGCTTTATTTAATTTCCTGATTTTCTAATCTTGCGTACAAAATTATGTAGAATATTTATTTAATCCAATAGATGGATTTATGTATTATGTGACTAATTCAAGTATTTA
Coding sequences within:
- the LOC128685218 gene encoding uncharacterized protein, with product MRLLILASLIAAAAAGSLQGYSLPSPGSGLSPGGSGISGGLVSGGTGLSGGLSGFSGGAGFTGAAGLSGGAGLIRGGCGGGQIRHVDGSCVTPQVTRNLFVYTAPPVAPLVGPRPNVPPPKIEHNVIFIRTPEAGPGQEPIIVPPPQTKNVLYVLNKRPELDQKVVHLPAPEQQTPQVYFVNYAEGDNPTLPTGEDLQSALSSAAHGGGEVIGTGDGIGGGIGGGIGGGIGGGIGGGTEGGIGGGIGGDIGGGIRGGIGGGVKDSSFSVSTPSSLYGTP